TCATCCGGAAAGATACACCGTTGTGGATGTACGAATGTCATCAGAAGCCGCGGATTATCCCATCTTCCAACAGGCCTTATCAATCCCGCTGGATGAGCTGAGAAAACGCGTGACAGAAATCCCTGTTACAAAACCGGTGGTGATACATTGTGCCGGCGGATACCGGAGCGCGGCAGCAACCAGTATCGTGGCCGCTGCATTGAAAGATAAAGTACCCGTGTATGACCTGGGAGAAGCGGTGAAACAATTTTATCCCGGAGAAAAATAGCGGCACAAGACAGGTTCCTGCAGGAACAATCTGTTTTAATTTGAGCATGATAAGGGTAGGGTGCGCTTACCGGAAACAGAAAACACCCTACTTTCGTTATAATGCTTCACCTCAAAACTGATGATCATGTTTAGTAAGACACCCACATTCAGTAGTTTCTCTGTCAATAGTCTTAGCGAAGCCAAAACTTTTTATCACGATGTGCTGGGAATTGAAACGGATGATCGCGAGCACATGATAAATCTGAAACTGGCAGATGGAAAGAATATACTGGTATATGAAAAACCGGATCATGCACCGGCTACCTTCACTGTGCTCAATTTTGTAGTAGACGATGTGGATGCAGCGGTAGATCAGCTGAATGCCCAAGGTATTGTTATGTTGCAGTATGGAGGCCCCATCGCAACCGATGCCA
The genomic region above belongs to Chitinophaga sp. 180180018-3 and contains:
- a CDS encoding VOC family protein, with translation MFSKTPTFSSFSVNSLSEAKTFYHDVLGIETDDREHMINLKLADGKNILVYEKPDHAPATFTVLNFVVDDVDAAVDQLNAQGIVMLQYGGPIATDAKGIHRGEGGETIAWFADPAGNILSVLKSSML